In Deltaproteobacteria bacterium, a genomic segment contains:
- a CDS encoding hydantoinase/oxoprolinase family protein, translating to MRVGFDIGGTFTDVIVLGDDGRLTTAKVLSLLDRVGEDIVACVQRSAPNAKVESFVHGTTIGSNAVIENKTALTGLITTKGFRDELEMRGQRRPNIYDASWDRLPPLVPRSLRLEVNERALGDGSIEKPLDPKEVQAVIRTLLDAHVEAIAVALVNSYLNPSHEKQIGQLIAEIAPRMVVCLSSDIHPEIREYERTSTTVINASLIPVVDRYLDQLEKHLSAYSKRVLIMQSNGGIMTAQGARRRPAYMIESGPAAGVLAASRLAAEAKLDQVLSFDMGGTTAKACLIENGVPLEKSGGEVGGGATMTTRLFGGGGHALRVPSLDIVEVGAGGGSVAWIDDGGALRVGPHSAGADPGPVCYGRGGQEPTVTDANVVLGYINPEAIAGSTLRINRQAAVDAIEQQLASPMKVDAFRAAYGVTQVANATMMRALRAVSTERGRDPREFTLVAFGGSGPVHAVSLAESLGITKVLVPLFPGLFSALGLLLADYRHDYIRSIATALDKVNLEDLQRQYESMEAVARAELLEEGVASDAIRFERQIDLKYGYQVTEMPLMFPPGGTKDLRGELTRMFTDAHRQAFGYDSNDAIEVVNLRLRALAVAGNLRFSDLISRVDGQPSSSSHARDAYFGPTHGAQRTPIRRRADITSEQAGPLIVEEPDTTVVVPPGWKVSRDERGNLLLRKA from the coding sequence ATGCGCGTAGGTTTCGATATCGGTGGCACATTCACAGATGTGATTGTTCTTGGCGATGACGGTCGTCTTACGACCGCGAAGGTGTTATCACTGCTTGATCGCGTTGGTGAAGATATTGTTGCCTGCGTGCAACGCTCAGCACCGAATGCCAAGGTCGAGAGTTTTGTCCATGGCACGACCATCGGCTCGAATGCGGTGATTGAGAATAAGACCGCACTGACTGGTCTCATTACGACCAAGGGGTTTCGAGATGAATTGGAGATGCGCGGTCAACGACGACCGAACATTTATGATGCCTCATGGGATCGCTTGCCACCGCTGGTCCCGCGTTCACTCCGTCTTGAGGTCAACGAACGTGCCCTCGGTGATGGCAGCATCGAGAAGCCGCTTGATCCCAAAGAAGTACAAGCAGTGATTCGTACACTGCTCGATGCGCATGTTGAAGCCATTGCTGTCGCTCTGGTGAATTCCTACCTGAATCCCAGCCACGAGAAACAAATCGGTCAGCTCATTGCTGAGATTGCCCCACGTATGGTGGTGTGTTTGTCCTCGGATATTCACCCTGAGATTCGTGAATATGAACGTACCAGCACGACGGTTATCAATGCCTCGTTGATTCCTGTGGTCGACCGCTACTTGGATCAGTTAGAGAAGCATCTTTCTGCGTATAGTAAGCGCGTGCTGATTATGCAGTCGAACGGTGGCATCATGACCGCACAGGGAGCGCGGCGGCGACCGGCATATATGATTGAATCGGGACCAGCCGCCGGTGTGTTGGCTGCTTCACGTTTAGCTGCAGAAGCAAAGCTCGATCAGGTGCTGTCATTTGACATGGGCGGCACAACCGCAAAAGCCTGTCTCATTGAGAATGGTGTTCCATTGGAAAAGTCTGGTGGTGAAGTGGGCGGCGGCGCTACCATGACCACTCGCCTCTTTGGTGGCGGTGGACACGCACTGCGAGTTCCCTCACTTGATATTGTTGAGGTCGGCGCTGGAGGTGGGAGTGTCGCATGGATCGATGACGGTGGGGCGCTGCGGGTTGGACCACATAGTGCTGGGGCTGATCCTGGTCCGGTCTGTTATGGTCGTGGTGGACAAGAACCAACAGTGACTGATGCCAACGTTGTACTTGGCTATATCAATCCTGAGGCGATTGCTGGATCGACATTACGGATCAATCGGCAAGCCGCAGTGGACGCGATTGAACAGCAGTTGGCCTCACCGATGAAAGTGGATGCATTTCGTGCGGCGTATGGCGTGACGCAGGTCGCCAACGCCACAATGATGCGGGCCCTGCGTGCCGTTTCGACTGAGCGCGGACGTGACCCGCGTGAGTTTACGCTCGTTGCCTTTGGTGGCTCTGGGCCAGTCCATGCCGTCTCACTAGCAGAGAGTTTGGGTATTACCAAAGTACTGGTGCCACTCTTTCCGGGGCTTTTTAGTGCACTTGGCTTGTTGCTGGCTGATTATCGCCATGATTATATTCGGTCGATTGCCACGGCGCTCGACAAGGTGAATCTTGAAGATTTGCAACGTCAGTACGAATCGATGGAAGCGGTAGCGCGCGCCGAACTTTTAGAAGAGGGGGTTGCCAGCGACGCGATTCGCTTCGAACGACAAATCGATCTCAAATATGGCTATCAGGTGACCGAAATGCCGCTGATGTTCCCCCCAGGCGGGACCAAAGATCTACGTGGAGAACTCACGCGAATGTTCACCGACGCCCATCGACAAGCGTTTGGCTATGATAGCAACGATGCCATTGAAGTGGTGAACTTGCGGCTCCGTGCTCTTGCCGTCGCAGGAAACTTACGCTTCTCGGATTTGATTAGTCGCGTTGACGGACAGCCGTCATCGAGCTCGCACGCGCGTGATGCCTACTTTGGACCAACGCATGGCGCGCAACGCACGCCGATCCGTCGCCGAGCTGATATTACTTCGGAACAAGCAGGTCCACTCATTGTTGAAGAGCCGGACACGACCGTTGTGGTACCGCCGGGATGGAAGGTAAGTCGAGATGAACGAGGAAACCTGCTGCTGAGAAAAGCGTGA
- a CDS encoding type II toxin-antitoxin system Phd/YefM family antitoxin, which yields MKKVNLHEVKTHLSRYLPLLEKGESILLCKRNVPIAEIRPLPPQKKRKRPIGLAKGEFIVPPEFFEPLPDDILNAFSGQDS from the coding sequence ATGAAAAAAGTCAATCTTCATGAAGTAAAAACCCATCTTTCTCGCTATCTTCCGCTGTTAGAAAAAGGAGAGTCGATTCTCTTATGTAAGCGGAACGTCCCGATTGCCGAGATTCGCCCACTCCCACCTCAGAAGAAGCGCAAGCGTCCAATTGGATTAGCAAAGGGAGAATTTATCGTGCCTCCTGAGTTTTTTGAACCGTTGCCCGACGACATTCTCAATGCATTCTCTGGTCAGGACTCATGA
- a CDS encoding type II toxin-antitoxin system VapC family toxin, with translation MKILLDTCTFLWIITDAPDLSQRARELFSAAEHEVYLSVVCSWEIAVKYALGKLPLPAAPEQYVPAQRTKHGILSLPLEEEASLYLGKLPTPHKDPFDRMLVCQTIVHGMTLLTPDPQITQYPVHTIW, from the coding sequence ATGAAGATCCTCTTGGATACCTGCACCTTTCTGTGGATTATCACCGACGCTCCAGATTTGTCTCAACGCGCACGCGAGTTATTCTCTGCAGCCGAGCACGAGGTATACCTCAGCGTGGTCTGCTCTTGGGAAATCGCGGTCAAATATGCTCTCGGCAAACTTCCTCTTCCCGCAGCGCCAGAACAATACGTCCCTGCTCAAAGAACCAAGCATGGCATTCTTTCTCTGCCACTAGAGGAAGAGGCTTCCCTCTATCTGGGGAAGTTACCCACACCACATAAAGACCCATTTGATCGCATGTTGGTCTGTCAAACCATCGTTCATGGGATGACGCTCTTAACCCCTGACCCGCAGATTACCCAATACCCAGTCCATACTATCTGGTAG
- a CDS encoding hydantoinase B/oxoprolinase family protein gives MARTFDPILVEVIKNELAAITEEMAIAVWKTGRSAMMKTGDFATALCDGQGRLIGQGYAAPFQLAFFIEMMPYIIKKYGKNFKPGDVIITNDPYAGITHMPDVAIIAPAFWKDQLVAFTLAYSHHTDIGGRFPGGFSSQCTETFEEGLRLPTLKLYEGGKRNEALVETIMANVRVSDEWIGDVEAKIAGCWRGEREICALLDKYGLETYESSCEYLIDYAEKATRTALKAIPPGEYHYEDIFEDDGFGSDGIAMPLKVTLRAEGETLTVDFTGTAPQARGAINLPLSMAKATVFGTIKSIVGMDVLTNVGFVRPITVIAPEGTIVNPRFPAAVGGRAPLFFRVFDVLFRALAKALPDRVPIPGEGGDVLHFTGQKADGSNFAVMDIYFGGWGGRPRKDGIDGVAPMSFGSYGTIPAELLEREYPLVVDGFGYVPDTAGAGKYRGSLSIYKQWRFLRPGHVMVRTNRLLRASDGMAGGRPGSLSNNILNPGDENKELPRKAHMHMEVKPGDRIYHVISASGGHGDPWEREPEKVLADVKDEKLSIAAAREHYGVAINSNDLSLDWEKTARLREQRRTPVAAAD, from the coding sequence ATGGCGCGGACCTTTGATCCGATTCTTGTCGAAGTGATTAAAAACGAACTGGCTGCGATTACCGAAGAGATGGCGATTGCGGTGTGGAAGACAGGCCGGTCGGCGATGATGAAGACCGGCGACTTTGCCACGGCTCTGTGTGATGGCCAGGGGCGCTTGATTGGGCAAGGGTACGCCGCGCCGTTTCAGTTGGCGTTCTTCATTGAGATGATGCCGTACATCATCAAGAAGTACGGCAAGAACTTCAAACCTGGCGATGTAATTATCACCAATGATCCATATGCTGGTATTACCCACATGCCAGATGTGGCGATCATTGCACCGGCGTTTTGGAAGGACCAACTGGTTGCCTTCACGTTGGCGTATTCGCATCACACCGATATTGGCGGGCGGTTCCCTGGTGGCTTTAGCAGTCAGTGTACGGAGACGTTTGAGGAAGGCTTACGCTTGCCGACGCTCAAACTGTATGAAGGCGGTAAACGTAACGAAGCGCTGGTGGAAACGATTATGGCAAACGTACGAGTCTCCGATGAGTGGATCGGAGATGTCGAAGCCAAGATCGCTGGCTGCTGGCGTGGAGAACGCGAGATTTGTGCCTTGCTCGATAAGTATGGCTTAGAGACGTACGAATCATCGTGTGAGTATTTGATTGATTATGCAGAGAAGGCCACGCGGACCGCGCTGAAAGCGATTCCCCCAGGTGAATATCACTACGAGGATATTTTTGAGGACGATGGCTTTGGGAGCGATGGTATCGCGATGCCACTCAAAGTGACGTTGCGAGCAGAAGGCGAAACGTTAACTGTCGATTTCACTGGTACTGCTCCACAAGCACGCGGTGCAATCAATCTGCCATTGAGCATGGCCAAAGCCACGGTCTTTGGCACGATCAAGAGTATTGTTGGCATGGACGTGCTGACCAATGTTGGTTTTGTGCGACCCATCACAGTGATCGCTCCCGAGGGAACGATTGTGAATCCGCGTTTTCCTGCTGCTGTCGGTGGACGTGCGCCATTATTCTTCCGTGTGTTCGATGTGTTGTTCCGTGCACTGGCCAAAGCGCTACCGGATCGCGTGCCGATTCCTGGTGAAGGTGGTGATGTGCTGCATTTCACTGGGCAGAAAGCGGACGGCAGCAATTTCGCGGTCATGGACATTTACTTTGGCGGCTGGGGTGGACGACCACGAAAAGATGGCATCGATGGTGTTGCACCGATGTCCTTTGGTTCGTACGGCACGATTCCTGCCGAGCTCCTTGAACGTGAGTATCCCCTCGTTGTTGACGGCTTTGGCTATGTACCTGACACAGCAGGAGCAGGAAAATATCGTGGCTCGTTATCAATCTACAAGCAATGGCGGTTCCTGCGACCTGGACACGTTATGGTGCGCACCAACAGATTGTTACGTGCCTCCGATGGTATGGCTGGTGGACGGCCTGGATCATTGTCGAATAACATCTTGAATCCAGGCGACGAAAACAAAGAGTTACCCCGTAAAGCGCACATGCACATGGAGGTCAAACCCGGCGACCGGATCTATCACGTGATCAGTGCTTCCGGTGGACATGGTGATCCGTGGGAGCGCGAGCCTGAGAAGGTGCTGGCGGATGTGAAGGATGAGAAACTTTCGATTGCGGCTGCGCGTGAGCATTACGGGGTAGCGATTAATTCAAACGACCTGAGCCTTGATTGGGAGAAGACCGCGAGGTTGCGGGAGCAGCGGCGCACTCCCGTTGCCGCTGCTGATTGA
- a CDS encoding RidA family protein, with product MEKKFINPPTIATPRGYTHTVTATSGKMIWISGQVAFNAKGELVGKGDLRAQTTQVYENLKSALAAAGATTADVVKVNTYVVDFKPADLAIIREVRGQYFPFENMPASTLVGVQALAFEGLLIEVEVVAMVKE from the coding sequence ATGGAAAAGAAATTTATCAATCCGCCGACAATCGCGACCCCGCGTGGCTACACACATACTGTGACAGCAACGAGTGGCAAGATGATCTGGATCTCCGGTCAGGTTGCCTTCAATGCCAAAGGAGAATTGGTTGGCAAGGGCGATCTGCGAGCGCAAACCACGCAAGTGTACGAAAACTTGAAGAGTGCTTTGGCTGCCGCTGGAGCGACGACTGCGGATGTCGTCAAGGTAAATACCTACGTCGTTGATTTTAAACCGGCGGACTTGGCGATTATTCGCGAAGTACGCGGACAATACTTCCCGTTTGAGAATATGCCTGCGAGTACGTTAGTGGGTGTTCAGGCGTTAGCGTTTGAGGGATTGCTGATTGAAGTTGAAGTGGTAGCGATGGTGAAGGAATAA
- a CDS encoding class I SAM-dependent methyltransferase: MADPQAVDKEKVKALAEQVFGFLGGTVISGMIYLGDRMGLYQVLQSSGPMTSEELAKKTGLSERWLREWLQGQAAARLIDYQGNGRFALSPEAALVLANENSPAFIAGGFCALPQWMAVLERLPESFKSGLGLPYDAFGPEGARGVERLFAPWFRTQLVPVALPRLDGVVVKLEGGAKVADVGCGSGIALIEMAKAYPKASFHGYDISTHALARAEEHKAKSGVRNATFHNVNGDALPEDASFDFITTFDCIHDMPNPDSVIRAIRKAIRSDGTWLIADIHGKGTFEENLAENPMAGMMYAFSVLSCMSSSLSTPDGAGLGTLGFSEPVARKMTTAAGFTRFQAKDFDNPFNAYYEVRP, from the coding sequence ATGGCTGACCCGCAAGCGGTCGACAAAGAAAAAGTGAAAGCATTAGCCGAGCAGGTGTTTGGCTTCCTCGGCGGTACGGTCATTTCGGGAATGATCTACCTTGGTGATCGTATGGGGCTCTACCAAGTCCTGCAAAGCTCAGGGCCAATGACGAGCGAGGAATTAGCCAAGAAAACCGGCCTGAGCGAACGTTGGCTCCGTGAATGGTTGCAAGGGCAAGCGGCAGCTAGATTGATTGATTATCAAGGGAATGGTCGGTTTGCGCTCTCGCCCGAAGCGGCGCTCGTCTTAGCCAATGAAAATAGTCCTGCTTTTATTGCAGGCGGCTTCTGTGCGTTACCGCAGTGGATGGCTGTCTTAGAGCGGTTGCCTGAATCATTCAAGAGTGGACTTGGTCTGCCATACGATGCGTTCGGACCAGAAGGGGCGCGCGGAGTCGAACGTTTATTCGCTCCGTGGTTCCGCACCCAACTGGTGCCCGTGGCTCTTCCGCGACTCGACGGCGTGGTTGTGAAACTTGAAGGTGGGGCGAAAGTTGCAGATGTAGGTTGTGGTTCAGGCATAGCGCTCATTGAAATGGCCAAGGCGTATCCTAAGGCATCATTCCATGGCTACGACATTTCTACGCATGCCTTAGCTCGCGCTGAGGAGCACAAGGCAAAAAGTGGGGTGCGGAATGCGACGTTTCATAATGTGAATGGCGATGCGCTGCCAGAAGATGCAAGTTTTGATTTCATCACCACTTTCGATTGCATTCACGATATGCCGAATCCCGACTCTGTCATTCGTGCGATTCGCAAAGCGATACGCAGCGATGGAACCTGGCTTATCGCCGACATCCACGGCAAAGGCACGTTTGAAGAAAATCTTGCGGAGAACCCGATGGCTGGGATGATGTACGCCTTTTCTGTACTGAGCTGTATGTCGTCATCCCTCTCTACCCCAGATGGCGCAGGACTCGGAACGCTAGGGTTTAGTGAACCCGTCGCCCGCAAGATGACGACTGCTGCAGGTTTTACCCGTTTTCAGGCCAAAGATTTTGATAATCCCTTTAACGCCTACTACGAAGTACGACCATAG
- a CDS encoding methyltransferase domain-containing protein, translating into MATERPIDPAKVKASGERVFGYLKGMAISAMIYLGDNLGLYRAMNGAGPLSSEQLAQKTGLHERWVREWIRGQAAAGIIDYKGNEQFELAPEMAMFIADPDSPKLAIGIFSDLPQRIAVVERLPQSFKTGIGLNYDARGPEGAVGIERVFGNWFRFSLVPVVLPKLEGVTDKLRAGATVADIGCGAGMALIEMAKAFPHSQFHGYDISKHALARAENNKASAGVTNVTYHDAAVDRLPATNSLDFITTFDCIHDMTHPMEMIQAIRKAIKPDGTWFIADPKSAPTFEENLEKNPMTALMYSFSVMGCMSSALSEPGGAGLGTLGFNEVVARRMTAEAGFTRFTRHDFENPLNAYYEVRP; encoded by the coding sequence ATGGCAACAGAGCGTCCAATCGATCCAGCGAAAGTCAAAGCCAGTGGTGAGCGCGTGTTTGGCTATCTCAAAGGGATGGCTATATCAGCGATGATCTATCTCGGCGATAATCTCGGTCTCTATCGTGCAATGAATGGGGCGGGACCGTTGAGCAGTGAACAACTGGCACAAAAGACCGGTTTGCATGAACGCTGGGTGCGAGAGTGGATTCGTGGACAGGCTGCGGCAGGGATCATCGATTATAAAGGAAACGAACAGTTTGAGCTGGCGCCGGAGATGGCCATGTTTATCGCCGACCCCGACAGTCCGAAATTGGCCATTGGGATTTTTAGTGACTTGCCACAACGCATTGCCGTCGTGGAACGGCTTCCGCAATCATTCAAGACCGGTATCGGTCTGAATTATGACGCACGCGGACCAGAAGGCGCGGTTGGTATCGAGCGCGTGTTTGGCAACTGGTTCCGCTTTTCCCTCGTGCCGGTCGTCTTGCCGAAACTTGAAGGTGTGACCGATAAACTCAGGGCTGGGGCGACGGTGGCGGATATTGGCTGTGGAGCAGGGATGGCGCTCATTGAAATGGCCAAAGCGTTCCCTCACTCGCAGTTTCACGGGTATGACATCTCCAAACATGCACTCGCTCGTGCTGAAAACAATAAAGCTAGCGCTGGAGTGACGAACGTGACCTATCATGATGCGGCAGTTGATCGGTTGCCAGCCACGAACAGCCTGGATTTTATCACTACCTTTGACTGCATTCATGACATGACCCATCCAATGGAAATGATTCAGGCTATTCGCAAAGCGATCAAGCCAGATGGCACATGGTTTATTGCCGATCCGAAGAGTGCGCCAACCTTCGAGGAAAACTTAGAGAAGAATCCGATGACCGCCTTGATGTATTCGTTCTCAGTGATGGGCTGCATGTCGTCGGCGCTGTCTGAACCGGGTGGAGCTGGGCTCGGGACGCTGGGATTCAACGAAGTCGTCGCGCGACGCATGACCGCGGAAGCGGGCTTTACTCGCTTCACTCGCCATGACTTTGAAAATCCGCTCAATGCGTATTATGAAGTGCGACCATGA
- a CDS encoding VOC family protein — protein MLKKLFHVNVCVRDMERSIRFYQALGFNKVNDFTLDDPSVGDALGIKAKKLRGVFMRLGSDENAPVLDLVQFIDPPTQGQPYPTLNNVGICRIAFTVDDIDKTYEQLKELKVDFVAPLKKIDGPGGSKIGVVCFKDPDGTILELISGM, from the coding sequence ATGTTGAAGAAGCTATTTCACGTCAACGTCTGTGTACGTGATATGGAGCGCTCGATTCGCTTCTATCAGGCGCTTGGTTTCAACAAAGTCAACGATTTTACTCTCGACGATCCCAGCGTTGGTGATGCTCTGGGAATCAAAGCCAAGAAACTCCGTGGTGTGTTCATGCGCTTGGGGAGTGATGAGAATGCGCCGGTGCTTGATCTGGTGCAGTTCATCGATCCGCCGACCCAAGGCCAGCCGTATCCAACCCTCAATAACGTCGGGATCTGCCGTATCGCCTTCACGGTTGATGACATCGACAAAACCTACGAGCAGCTCAAAGAACTCAAAGTCGATTTTGTCGCGCCGCTCAAGAAGATCGATGGGCCAGGTGGCTCCAAGATCGGCGTCGTGTGCTTCAAAGATCCGGATGGGACGATTCTTGAGTTGATTAGTGGCATGTAA
- a CDS encoding amidohydrolase family protein, whose amino-acid sequence MSYDLLIKNGTVVDGTGAPQYRADVAVANGKIAEIGKISEGAKKTIDASDLIVAPGFIDPHTHYDAQICWDPLITSSSWHGVTSLVMGNCGVGIAPCKPEVHEVAAWDLVNVEAIPFDVLAKGIKWEWETFPQYLDAAQKRDCGINLGFMAPLTPFRHFVMGEESMDRAATQEETAKIKALIKEAVASGAFGWSTTNVAQHIGYKGRPIACRNASPNELKAYANALKELGKGSIELALSNSVSIVDESEYALLDMLLTESTRPVTWLALLNRDDMPDACQQTLRATEPLIKKGAVAQVTCRPLIIQIDLKSPFIFANLPCWKPAFQRPVEEQKAFYRQDSFRQGFRKEMEAPKVFGGKWERCVVHEVGNPAMRPLVGKSVGQIAKERGKEAIDTFLDLAIEDDLNLLYTYELFNANEERIPELIKDPRVMVGLSDGGAHVDMLCDAGYCTYMLGTWVRDRQVMTLEHAVKRLTSEPAAFYGITQRGAIKKGLAADFAIFDLNTVGSKKRGDMVNDLPGGGKRLIMPAQGVQHTVVNGTVLYENAKHTGAFPGQVLRSGQA is encoded by the coding sequence ATGTCATACGATCTACTTATAAAAAACGGGACGGTTGTTGATGGCACTGGCGCGCCGCAGTATCGTGCGGATGTCGCAGTTGCCAATGGTAAGATTGCGGAGATTGGGAAGATCTCTGAAGGTGCGAAGAAGACGATCGACGCTTCGGACCTCATCGTTGCGCCGGGGTTTATCGACCCACATACGCATTATGATGCCCAGATTTGCTGGGATCCGTTGATTACTTCCTCTTCATGGCACGGTGTGACGAGCCTGGTCATGGGGAACTGTGGCGTTGGTATTGCCCCATGCAAACCTGAAGTCCACGAAGTCGCGGCGTGGGATTTGGTCAACGTCGAAGCGATTCCGTTTGATGTCTTGGCCAAAGGCATCAAGTGGGAATGGGAGACCTTTCCTCAGTATTTAGACGCCGCACAAAAACGTGACTGCGGTATTAACCTCGGTTTCATGGCGCCGCTCACACCCTTCCGGCATTTTGTCATGGGTGAGGAGTCGATGGACCGTGCCGCAACCCAAGAAGAAACCGCAAAAATTAAAGCGTTGATTAAAGAAGCGGTTGCCTCTGGTGCCTTTGGCTGGTCAACAACCAATGTCGCGCAGCATATCGGTTACAAAGGCCGACCGATTGCCTGCCGTAATGCCAGCCCTAATGAACTGAAAGCGTATGCGAATGCCCTCAAAGAACTCGGTAAAGGATCGATCGAACTCGCACTGTCGAATTCTGTTTCGATCGTTGACGAGAGTGAGTATGCATTGCTGGATATGCTGCTCACCGAGAGCACACGACCAGTGACATGGCTCGCGTTGCTTAATCGTGATGATATGCCGGATGCGTGTCAGCAGACGTTGCGCGCGACTGAGCCACTGATTAAGAAGGGAGCGGTTGCGCAAGTCACCTGCCGTCCTCTGATCATTCAGATCGATCTCAAGAGCCCATTCATCTTTGCCAATCTGCCGTGTTGGAAGCCTGCCTTCCAGCGACCAGTGGAAGAGCAGAAAGCCTTCTATCGTCAAGATTCGTTCCGTCAGGGATTCCGCAAAGAAATGGAAGCACCGAAGGTGTTTGGTGGTAAGTGGGAGCGTTGCGTGGTGCACGAAGTTGGCAACCCGGCAATGCGGCCATTGGTTGGCAAATCTGTCGGGCAGATTGCTAAAGAACGCGGCAAAGAAGCGATCGATACATTCCTTGATCTCGCGATCGAAGACGATTTGAATTTGCTCTACACCTACGAGCTGTTCAACGCCAACGAAGAGCGCATTCCTGAACTCATTAAGGACCCACGCGTCATGGTCGGCTTGTCAGATGGTGGCGCGCATGTCGACATGTTGTGTGATGCTGGCTATTGCACCTACATGCTCGGCACCTGGGTGCGTGACCGACAGGTGATGACGTTGGAACATGCTGTGAAGCGTCTGACTTCCGAGCCTGCAGCGTTCTATGGCATCACGCAGCGCGGGGCGATCAAGAAGGGGCTGGCTGCTGATTTTGCTATCTTTGACCTCAACACGGTTGGATCAAAGAAACGTGGCGATATGGTCAATGATCTGCCAGGTGGCGGCAAACGTCTTATCATGCCGGCGCAGGGCGTACAGCACACCGTCGTCAACGGCACCGTGCTGTATGAAAACGCTAAACATACTGGCGCATTTCCTGGACAGGTGCTGCGGTCGGGGCAAGCGTAA
- a CDS encoding CoA transferase: MRKQGFRRQLSILHFSLLILNEAKGRLVAHRPLEGVRVADLTWLLAGAGGPRLLASLGAEVIRIEWKDRLDFLRYMPPFAPNKGERAEKAGALEMTGLSKDSAKSVNRAGFFNDVNAGKRGISLNMGHPKGRELFKRLVGVSDVVVEAFTAETMRKWGLGYDQLKAIKDDIIYIQQPGWGYKGPYVKFVSYGPVAQAASGLTEQSGLPAPYPPAGWGFSYMDWSGAYYCAISVLCAIYYKKRTGKGQYLDCSQVEPGIYMTGAALLDSLINGRSSQRTGNRSPYKLAAPHGAYQCRGADRWIAIAVTTDDEWKALVREMGTPAWSQAEKFSSLAARLVHQDELDQLVGQWTNELEPFALQARLQKAGVPAGVCQTAQDRVERDPQLQHLKWLIPLHHSEIGEWPVKDVPFHFTNSIVNQGGPTERAAPCYGEDSDYVYDELLKLTKQEKAELVKEGVI; this comes from the coding sequence ATAAGAAAACAGGGATTCCGAAGACAATTGTCAATTCTTCATTTTTCATTGCTCATTCTTAACGAAGCGAAAGGACGTCTTGTGGCACATCGACCATTAGAAGGTGTACGCGTTGCTGATCTGACGTGGCTACTTGCTGGTGCTGGTGGACCTCGTCTCCTTGCCAGTCTTGGTGCTGAGGTCATTCGCATCGAATGGAAGGATCGCTTGGATTTCCTGCGCTATATGCCACCGTTTGCGCCGAACAAAGGCGAGCGGGCGGAAAAAGCCGGGGCGCTTGAGATGACTGGTCTCAGTAAAGACAGCGCCAAGAGCGTCAATCGGGCTGGCTTCTTTAACGATGTCAATGCAGGTAAACGTGGCATTAGTCTCAACATGGGGCACCCCAAAGGCCGTGAGTTATTCAAACGGTTAGTTGGGGTGAGTGATGTCGTGGTCGAGGCGTTCACTGCGGAGACCATGCGTAAGTGGGGCCTGGGCTACGACCAACTTAAAGCGATTAAGGACGATATCATCTACATCCAGCAGCCAGGTTGGGGTTATAAAGGTCCGTACGTGAAATTCGTCTCCTACGGCCCGGTTGCACAGGCGGCCAGTGGCTTGACCGAACAATCCGGGTTACCTGCGCCATATCCGCCCGCGGGCTGGGGGTTTTCTTATATGGACTGGAGTGGTGCCTATTACTGTGCCATCTCTGTGCTCTGTGCCATCTATTACAAGAAGCGGACAGGCAAAGGACAATATCTCGATTGCTCGCAGGTTGAGCCAGGCATTTACATGACCGGCGCGGCGTTGCTCGACTCGCTTATCAACGGTCGTTCGTCGCAACGCACGGGGAATCGTTCGCCATACAAGCTGGCTGCACCGCATGGCGCCTATCAGTGTCGCGGGGCTGATCGCTGGATTGCTATCGCGGTGACCACTGACGACGAATGGAAAGCGCTGGTCCGTGAGATGGGCACTCCTGCCTGGAGCCAGGCGGAAAAATTTAGTTCACTGGCAGCACGTCTGGTTCATCAAGATGAATTGGATCAACTCGTTGGTCAGTGGACCAATGAGTTAGAGCCGTTTGCTTTGCAAGCGCGCTTACAGAAAGCCGGAGTCCCCGCTGGGGTTTGCCAGACCGCGCAAGATCGGGTCGAACGTGATCCACAACTCCAACACCTCAAGTGGTTGATCCCCTTACATCACTCAGAGATAGGCGAATGGCCGGTGAAAGATGTGCCATTTCACTTCACCAATAGTATCGTCAACCAAGGTGGACCGACCGAACGCGCGGCCCCATGCTATGGTGAAGACAGTGATTATGTGTACGATGAGTTGCTTAAGCTTACCAAACAAGAGAAAGCGGAGTTGGTGAAAGAAGGTGTCATCTAG